One region of Blastocatellia bacterium genomic DNA includes:
- a CDS encoding Glu/Leu/Phe/Val dehydrogenase, producing the protein MREFERVEEVKEENPLDSMLYHFDQAARLLRLEPDLYTFMRYPSLEVTIYIPVIMDDGHLEVFVGYRVQHNFARGPAKGGIRFAPDVTLDEIRALAAWMTWKCAVVNIPFGGAKGGVVCNPAELSRGELERLTRRYTAQLLDILGPERDVPAPDLNTDEQVMAWIMDTYSMHARHVVTASVTGKPIGLGGSAGRREATGRGLLIVANEAFRHLGLSPKGARVVIQGAGNVGGVAARLFHEAGYTVIAISDVHGGIFNAQGLNIPEVLEYHRSEKSFRGYPNAEPITNAELLELECEILIPAAVENQITSRNAERLRCRILCEGANGPTTAQADRILQERGIFVLPDILANAGGVTVSYFEWVQNRMGYYWNERVVNHRLKEVMTNSFRDVLAYATRYGVSMRTAAYMLAIDRVAYDVRMRGIYA; encoded by the coding sequence ATGAGGGAATTCGAGAGAGTCGAGGAGGTGAAGGAGGAGAATCCGCTTGACTCGATGCTCTATCATTTCGATCAGGCGGCGCGGCTCCTTCGTTTGGAACCGGATCTGTACACGTTCATGCGATATCCGAGCTTGGAGGTGACCATTTACATCCCCGTGATCATGGACGATGGGCATTTGGAAGTGTTCGTCGGATATCGCGTGCAGCACAATTTCGCGCGAGGGCCGGCCAAAGGGGGGATTCGCTTCGCGCCCGATGTGACGCTGGACGAGATTCGGGCGCTGGCGGCGTGGATGACGTGGAAGTGTGCGGTCGTGAACATCCCGTTCGGGGGCGCAAAGGGAGGAGTCGTGTGCAATCCGGCCGAATTATCGCGGGGGGAATTGGAGCGGTTGACGCGGCGGTATACGGCGCAGCTTCTGGATATCTTGGGACCGGAGCGGGATGTTCCGGCGCCGGATTTGAACACGGACGAGCAGGTCATGGCATGGATCATGGACACCTATTCGATGCACGCGCGGCATGTGGTGACAGCCTCGGTGACGGGCAAACCGATCGGATTGGGGGGATCGGCGGGACGGCGCGAGGCGACCGGGCGCGGGCTTTTGATCGTCGCCAACGAAGCTTTTCGGCATCTGGGGCTCTCGCCCAAGGGGGCGCGAGTTGTCATTCAAGGAGCGGGCAATGTGGGGGGGGTGGCGGCCCGGCTCTTCCATGAAGCCGGATACACAGTGATCGCCATCTCGGACGTGCACGGGGGGATTTTCAACGCTCAAGGCTTGAACATTCCCGAGGTCTTGGAATACCACCGTTCGGAGAAGAGCTTCCGCGGGTATCCGAATGCAGAGCCGATCACCAATGCGGAGTTGTTGGAACTGGAATGTGAGATCTTGATTCCGGCGGCCGTCGAGAACCAGATCACCTCGCGCAATGCCGAGCGCCTGCGGTGTCGGATCCTCTGCGAGGGGGCGAACGGGCCGACGACGGCACAGGCCGATCGGATTCTCCAAGAGCGAGGGATCTTCGTGCTGCCGGACATCTTGGCCAATGCCGGCGGGGTGACGGTGAGCTATTTCGAGTGGGTGCAGAATCGAATGGGCTATTACTGGAACGAACGGGTTGTGAACCATCGGCTGAAGGAGGTCATGACCAACAGCTTTCGCGATGTGCTCGCCTATGCGACGCGCTACGGAGTGAGCATGCGGACGGCAGCGTACATGCTGGCGATTGATCGCGTGGCCTATGACGTGCGCATGCGCGGGATCTACGCCTGA